In Pangasianodon hypophthalmus isolate fPanHyp1 chromosome 1, fPanHyp1.pri, whole genome shotgun sequence, the genomic window TGATCTGGCAGACCAGTGCTGGAAAAGCTGCCCTCATGCTGCGCACGTGACGCACTCCCAGCTGCTTTTGACTGGGCTGGAAGATGCAAGGATCCCAGGTCGCTCCTTGGCCTGTTCTACAGATAAAGCATGACTACTCTTGTGCTGGGTGGGGTATTTTCCGATCCCCTGTCCAGCTCTCAGATGCTCGGCTAAGCTGGCACCGCTATTTTTATCCACTCAGCCCACGCAGGCCTGTATCCACACCCAGCCACCCGCCATCCACCCAGCCTGCAGGAAACACAGCCTGGGCACTGCAATTATCACACAGCCAGGCAGGAATCACCCACCAACCCCATTACCCTCGCAGCAGAGTGGCTGTCAGTTTCTGGCCGCAGAGCTGGCAGACATGTGCATTTCCACTTTCATTTTTGCGTTCaaacacaccacattcactcagtaTTTTGTGGGGATTGTGTTATTTCCAGatgatgtgtttgtatgtatgcagATTTGAGAGACAATTCCTTTCATGTTCTCCTATCCACATATTAATTTATAGTAAACTGTCAATTGTTTTTGGCAGATTAACTAAACTACTTAATCGCTTGGTGATTAGAGCCATGTTTTACATATTTGGTCTGTGTATATTGTGTTGTAGGTTGAACAggcaaattctttttttcttctgttactGTGCTAACTGCATGAGCTGAAGTCTGGATTTCTATGCTCCTTTTCAGAATCCCCCTCCCTATGAGAAATGTGTGAACACATTTACCCCCCAGTTTCCATTAATCTGTGTGCCTCTGcattctttattttccttcaaaGGGACAAGCCCAGCCGTGACATCAATCACAGGATGTGAATATTTATCCGCTGCTAATTTCCATCAATAGCCTAGAGACGGGCTTTGCTGACAAAACTCATTCCTGTGCTGAACAAAACCTCTTGCATCAAGTTGCCCCCccttaaaagaaaacatttcacagtAAATGCAGTTAATACTACCCTCACCcccacaacacaccacacacacacacacttggtgcTTATCAAACTAATGGGGTGTATAGAGAGACAGTATGTAATGGCTGCTGACATATGAAATGGCTTAATAATGACTGGTTGAACATTCCTGGTCTTTTCTGGCAGATGCTGCTCTGTGTGTTATGGTATAGCATCTTTCTTTTGTGTGGTAATGTTATCTGAACTGGATGAGTGGGGTTTCTTTCCTTCGTTACGTGCTTCTGCCGCAATCTCATCAGGCTGTTCTTTTAGTTGTGATTATACACCCAGCAAGTTGGCCCTAAATAGTTTGACCTGTTTCATGGGCCCACTTGAATTAACAGTGGGAGGTAGAAGATTGAAGCGGGAGGGAGCGGTATTTGTGGAAGAGAACTCCATTGTGTTACTTAGATGGTTCTCACAGTGGGCCCCAAGCTGTACCCTCACATTCCCACCCCTTCCCCCACACAGCTGCCCTCTATGCCAGTCTGAAGCGGCCGGGTGCCTGGCTTGGAAGCAATGGTATAGGGGCAGATGGCACATAGCCAAGCTTGCGAACTGGGCTCAGACACAGATCTCATGCAAAGCTTCATCCTATCTGATAGAGTAGATGTGATCGTCACTAGAAGATTCGTCTTGACTCAGGGTGAATGCACGCAAGGGAAGTGGTGACTGGATTTCCTTTCATACCGCAGTCCTTATTCTTATGACTTGGATTTCACTGCCCCGCATAgttgaaagttttttttgttctacttCCAACCTCGACAGCTAATGATGAAGCCCTTGATTATGTGGACAAGGTGTGTTAGGGAAACCTTTAAATAGTGCAGGGCAGTGGGCCTCCTTCAGGACAGCCATTGAAAACCTGTTGTCATGGTGTTtcctgttgattattttgtgtTGACCCTGAGCTCTTCAAAAACTGAATTTCTTTGTCAAATTGGTTGAATCAGTTCTCAATGTTGATGTTCCTCTTCTGAATATTAGATGAAACTGGGTGGGAGTGTAGCATTGAGCAGGAATCGATTTGAATAGGGGGCGCATAATGGGTGAATGGAAGGACAAGAGGAAGACAGGGAGAGATTAATTCTCTGTTCTGATAATGGGTACAAAGAGAGGCttcttgaaacaggaagtctgGACCTTTGGCTCTAAACATATGCATGCTCTTGGAAAAGCCCATTTAGTGGCAAGGCCACCTGTGCTTTGGAAAAAAGTGCAAACTTGTCAGACTGGGAGGTTAGTAGGTCTTAAGCTCTTAATCTTAGGACAAAGAAGACTCGGGTGAGGAGGTGTGGAGGTAGAAGCTGCATCACTAATAGAACTATCAGGATTGTAGTACCTAATGGGCCGAGTTCAAACACTTTCAGAATGGGGAAACTGGGATGTTCGACTCTTTTTCAATTGAGCAAGAGCTGTCCTCATGTCTCTTTGTTTCCTGATTGTGTTGTCAGGCATTGGTGTATGCAGaatggtgtgtgaatgtgtgcatgcagTTAATTAACAGTgtctggaagtgttttattggtGGGAAAGGAGGTGAAGGCTCTGATTTTACAGCCCTTGACATAGGCTCTGAGCTCTCTTCTAATAGTAGTAGGCAGCATCGCTGCTACTTAGCTTACACCTGCTCCCTAGGGATGTAAATGGAGTGTGTGGGCCTTTGTATAGAGACTGAGTGATGTCTCTGGTTTCATTTATGCTATACctagtaaattaaataaatataatatattaaactaCTGAAGAACCTGATTATTTCCTTCCAACAATGTATTCAAAACCAAATGAGTAAATCGCCGGATCATTCATTCTACACATTATAGTTTCTTCTCTGCAGTAGGCTGGAGTCACAAAGGTAATGGGGCATGCACCACCTTCATCCATGCCTAACAGTGGGATCCACCTATCTGGGAGTGCCAATGAGTCAACTAGGATTAGACTATGATTGTCTGAGATTATGTGGAATGGAGGAGGGATTAGTGCTGATTGCCAGTTTCTGGGGTGTGAGAGGTCTGGGATGCCCAAACAGCCCCTGACTCATCTTCTGATTCAGAACCATTCAGATctgcacacagaaaaaaaaaatcttagaccTTACCTAGACCCTAACCCTAGATCTTAGAGCAAGAATGACAGACTGGTGTCACAGTCAACACGAGGAGCATGACTGTTTCAGTTGAGGCAAAATagagaatattattattattattattattattattattattattactattaatatcaCTTTGGAAGAGAAGACAGGACAGACAAATATACTGAGTTCTAGTGTACTATAGTATCAAGTCAAATAGTATCAGTTTATAGAATAGGACATGATTATGGAAATGGTATTAGCATACTGTAGATGGACTCTTGGACTTTAATCTGTAGTGACTCTTGTTGCTGATGTTCTGAGCATCCCCAGCAAGTCCTAACACAGGCCTGGTGGCTTGATGAAAGGCTGTGGGGAGCTCAGCTGCAGCTTCAAAAAGCAActctttcctcctcctcataAGCAAACCCCACAACAGATTCATGCTTTTTTTGTGTTCACGTTTAccctgttgccatggttacccTCCTCAGTTGGAGGTGCTACCTTGAGGAGCCATTCTTCGATCACCTGACAGGAGatgctgattttttatttatttatttatttatttatttatttattgtcttttcATTGAACCACATcttgactatatatatatactctgagattttaaaatatagagACATATtctaaatgattttaataccaGCACTTATTCGGTTTTCAAGAAgaacacattattaaatatgtcTTTCTGGCTACACACACTAAAGGTTGAAACTATTATTGTTAAATCATTTCCCATGACAGTGTGGAAAACATGCAGATGAGTTGTGATAGAAATGATTAGCAATTATGAGTATTATTTTGAACAATAAATAACCAATGGAAGATGTTCCACTCAATAAATGTTGcacacttttatattttatatgctgGGTTGTTTCTGCCAGATTTGTGCAATAAATGTATCTTTTACAAGACACACCCAGAAAAGTTCCCAGGTTGGTTCACTTGGATAAGAAGTATGTTATATATCTAGCCCCATATCTAGaaaaagaagcctttatttgtcacatatacattgcagcacagtgaaattcttttgttTGAATATGCCAGCTTGTTAGAAAGTTGGGGTCAGAGATAGgattaagggtcttgctcaagtgCCTAACAGTGGCAGCTTAGTGGTGGCGCTTGAACCCCAATCTCCTGATTAGTAACTcagagccttaactgttgaGCTGTTATTCTTTTGGTACAGTCACACAAATAAGTGTTAATAAATGCACTGCAGTGATTTCCCTAGATATAGTAGAGCAGTGTTTTACTTGTGCAACCTACAGCTAACAATTTGAGTGCAAGACTAAAGACAGGAGACTTGACTCAAACTTCAGCTCAGAGACTTGAGACCTGACTTGGACTTGGGAAAGTGACTTGTCAGCATGTGCATTTCTTTAAATTGATTTGGCTCTGGATAAAGAATTAATGAAATAGAATGTAGTCACTTGAATGTGAGGGAGCGAGAAGCCTCTCTGGGGCAAAATATAGGTTAGAGGCAGATTTGTCTGACTTTATTATTTGAATTCACCACTGGCTCAACTCAACATGTTTCCTTTCTCAGACTAGGAGAGGAGGCTGGCGATGGGCCAGGCTGGCACAGGCTTCAAACACAACCCAAGCTAAGCACACTGAACCATGGATTAGCTGACATCCACACCAGTCTGAGGGAGGAATCCCCTAGTCACAGACAAAACACAGTCAATAAAAAGAATACGTCAGCCAGTCATCAATAGCTGCACTACAAAGAAACTGAGCTATGAAGCCTTTGCAGGATGGCTGATTCTATGAAATTACTCATGTTTAGAATGAGTGAAAAATCATAATATTTCCTTTAAGATAATAGTCtgtcctgtctttttttctcttttcacataCAGAACTCCATACGCCACAATCTGTCACTCCACACCCGCTTCATCCGGGTGCAGAATGAAGGCACGGGGAAGAGCTCCTGGTGGATGCTGAACCCTGAAGGGAGTAAGGCTGGGAAAGCTCCCCGACGACGGGCAGTCTCCATGGACAACGGCACCAAGTACCTGAAATGCAAAGGCCGTGTTAACCGCAAGAAGGTGCTAGGTAGAGCAGTGGTGGGCACAGTGGGGCAGGGATTTCATGGCTCCCCAGAGCAGACTAGTCCAACAGGGAAGCCTGTCACAGGAGCAACAGGTGTTGGGGAGGAGTTTGAGGCATGGACTGAGCTCCACTCTCGGACTAGCTCTGCAGCCTCCACACTGAGTCTGTCACCCATTATGGCAGAGGAGGAGTTAGAAAACCCAGAGGAGGGTAGGTTGTCCTGCTCCACTTCCCCTCACATCTACCCCAGTCCCTCCAGCACTCGCTCACCTGTGGCTCATTGCCCACCTGTGGAACTGCCACAGCTAGCGGACCTCACCGGAGCCATCAGCTTGGAAGAAGGTTACCACCACCAACAGCCCCCATGCCACAAGCGCCCTCCCTACCACTACAGCAGTGGGTCAAAAGTTCAGGGCTCCTACAATAGCCCAGCCTATGGACAAGCAGGCATGGGTATGCTGTGCCACCAAACACCATTGCAGACCATCCAGGAAAACAAGGCCTCCAGCTTTTCTGGCAACATACAGACTTACTCAGGCACAAACACTCTGAGTCTACTTAGTGGAGGGTCACAGTACTGTGCTAAGGACATGATACTTGGCCAGGAGCATGAGCCCATGATGGTTCCTTCCAGCAGTAGGGTAGGCAACTGTCATAGCCATAACTCTGGGCACACCCACAATAGCGCACATGATCATAACCCTGCTCACAGCCACAACAGCACCCACAGTCTCAACCAATCACACAGCCACAGCTCTGGTTCAAGCATAGCCAACAACCCCACTCACAGCCACAGCATGAATCACAGCATGAGTCACAGCCTGGGCCAGAACCATCAGCCTCAAAGCCATGCTGTTCATGCTCACACCATCAGTGGCCACATGCAGTCATACAGCCATAAAGCTCCATACCTGTACAGTCCTCCAGCCCATGCACACCTTCCTGCCTCAACCACACTGCCCCCAAACCCTGCTGGCATGCAGGGCATCTCTCAGGACTCTTGCCATCTAGCTACTGCACCACACCCTCACCCCCGCTACAGTGCCACGTACCCAGGCCCACACCAGCAGGCAATGGCTGATGGACCATACCATCAAGCTCAGGGAATGGGGGGAGGAGGCAGTGGTTACCAAGGGTACCACCACCCCCATCACGGCTACCCTCATGAGCGGCTACCAGCCGACCTAGATCTGGACATTTTCCATGGCAGCCTGGACTGTGATGTCGAGTCAGTTCTCCTCCATGACATGATGGACTCGACAGAGGAGATGGACTTTAATTTTGACTGCTCTCTGGCGCAGGGGATGGGTGTTGGAATTGGCATGGGCATGAGCATGGGACTCACAGGCCCACAACAGAGCCACAGTAACCAGAGCTGGGTGCCTGGCTAAGATGCCATGCTTTCCAGTGGACATTATAAGAGATCAAACTACCTTTAGGCCTGCTTAGCGCAGGGCGCACCGCTTCCTTTCCAGGGAGATGCACTGTGCGTGACAAAACTCAAGATCAAAAACCATTGTTTCAGTTTCTAAGTTCTGTCTTACTCTGCCTGctcatctctctgtttttttttctgaaattgcCCTCTGTTAGACTCTTTCTGCTTAATGTTAACTCTTTGCTCTTGCCGAATGAACCGTGATGACAATCTCAACTGTGTTACCCAACATTGCCTTCTTCTTCAGTCAAAACTAAATGCTTGAGCACTTTAACTGCGTAAAACAAATCCATTTCTTACCCTCAAAATGGTGAGTTGGCCCCTGGATGGCAGGAGCTGTAGCTGGCATGTTTCATACCCTTATGGGGCCAGTATgcataaaaattaaacagaattgTTTATTCAAAGAGAGGTTATTCAGCTTGCATGATAAACCAATTGAAAAGTCCAAAATTTTCAAGTGGATGGAAATTCTGATAGTTACATTTCTGAATGACCTTTTGGACATCACTTCTATTGGAATAAAAACAAGCAGGCAGTGATTCCTGttttctcccccctctctccctctaatTCTCTCAGTGAGAGATTATGTTAGAACTCACTCACCTTCTTTTCTCACCGATAGGTTCAGCTCCCCTGCCAGCCCAGACTGGCCCATCATCCTTCACTGGCCCATTAACGGCTTGATTGAAATTCAACGTCCTTATTTTTAATCTCCAAAGTGATGCTGCAGTGATGCATCATTATTGCAGATTgaatacccccccccccccccccccccccccacatcACTAGGCCTTTCTTCCCTCTCTCACATATGTTGAGTGATGGGCATGATTAACACAGTCATCCAGCACACAGCGAGTCAGTAGTACTGTCTGTTTGTCCAGAAtaggacacacactcacacagaaaataatttgtaatagAAAGAGCAAGGCATTAgttcttattattttcatttatgaaaCTGTTAGAATCCCATAATGGCAGTTTGGTCTCTCTTGTGCGTGACGAAAATGGGAAGTGTTGTATTGTAACTCCATGTGATGTTTAATTTTGAGGTGCTATGAGATAgacatacatttaattttttagcattattttgattttatatgtCAGTAATCAGagatgaaaaagacaaaaataaataaatcaggtaAACATTAATATAGCCTAGGATTTTGCCTTATTTTATGTGttgtaaaaaaatggaaaaaatgaaaatggaaaagggCTTGCAGTGATTTGTGGCAGTGGCTATGTCAGTGAAAGAACCGTTCTCTCTATAATGACTCCTCTTTCCCGCTCTCcttctgtgtgtgcgtgtgtgtgtgtgtgcgtgtgtgtgtgtgatctctaTAGCTACAGCCCCATGCTCCTTCTAAACTTTCTCCTTTCCTTCTTAAGCATGGCTGCGCTCCATAAAGCAGCCGGGAGGGAAATGGGGCACGTCATTATGGCAAAAGGTCAAGGATAACTTACTCCATCAACCCTTGCACTCAAATAAAGCTACTCAGCTGGCCCGGTTTTTGTGACACTAATCCATGACCCAGTGGGATATCCTTAGTACAATTTTtgttgtcattatttaatatttgccCCACTCCTCTGATATGTCAGACTGCTCACTGCTTTCTCTGCTTTGCCTATTAACCATAATCTTGTGCAAGCTGTCACTGCAGTACCAGCCACCTTGACTCATCAGACATGCTTAAAAGAAGCTGTGTTAATGCAGATATCAGAATAGTAAGctctaatattaaatatttaatatataacagCAGTCTTATAATGTTATTGTATGGAAGTGAGGACGAACTACATGTGTCTCCTTCCTtcgttttgtgtgtttaaatgatcGCTCCTTCTTTACTGTTCCATGAccttttattttgtataaaaatctatatattGAGAATATTGTATTATAAgtttttaaagatgaaaaagGATATCTctttcattgtttcttttttaagagAATGTATCTCATCATTTGGTGActgacaaataaatgaaatcaaatgttAAACGTTCTGTAAACGCCTGGGatctgatttatattttattttatatctggTCATTGCACATTTTGTTATTGGTACAGCAGATGTTATGGTGAAGCTTATATTTTTGACCCATTCAAAaatggctgtatagtgtatagtgcaaatgtatttttaaacactaaaacattATAGAGGAAGATATAGAAGAAGGTTAGTACATAATCTGCATAAGGATACTAAATGCAAATTAAGGAATAATGTTACAATGCAAGTAGACTGTACATGCAGCTCTGCATGCTGGTTCACAGATGAACAGCAGAATGTTGAAAATTAGGTCTGCATTATATGGTACAGGTTGTATTGTGTACCGGTGTGGGTAGGTGGGGGTATGGGTAGGATGGAGGTGAGAGTCTAAGAGTCTAATAAGGCTTGTTATCGCCTCTGAAGCTGTAGGTTGGTCACAGCTGTCATAGTCCCATCTGAGGCGTTTTCACAGAGGGAGAGTGCTTCTCTGCACAGCCATACTGTCTGCCCCCTAGGGAGTCTCCCTCCTCCCACTCCGGCGGAGATGCACGCTTTTAATTGACTCAACTTCGGCAGTACCTCACTGgggagagagagtcagagagagagagagagaatgagtgagcgAGCAAAAGTGTGGAGATGAATACAAAGACACAGGATTGTAAGGAAACAATAAGTAGAAGAGAAGCACACAAGAACCATGTCTGACTCTCCATGGATAGTCATCCTCCAGGTTTATCAATTAGAGGTTCTTTTAGACTGCAATGTCAAGAGATATTAACATGTACGTGATATTACATGAGTTTGCATTCCCGCCTATCTAACATATGGCTGTCAGCAATAGAGCCAGTAGATGTCAAAGATCATTAACTTAACTGGATAAGCTGAGTGGAATGTTCTTTTACTTACTGTTAAATGTTGGCTGATATGATGAAATAGGCATCATATCAGAGTGTGCTATCTTCACACAGCAGATCAGTGGTGAGACAAGGTGAGAACATGTCACTAATGCTGTTTGGTGTTGCTCTCATGTTCACAATCCCCCCTTAATCTCTTCCTCATTCCTCCCTGCTTCACTCTGGAGTCTTTAATCTCAAGATCGCACGTTAGGCCACGAATCTGTCTGActaacacatgcacatacaggcTGCTTAATTCACAGCAGTCTGACTGGCACTTTTAATTACTTACTGATAGTAAAGAGTCATTAGTGAGTGAGGCTAAAGGCAAGAGCTCAAAAACATACCAGATCATAGAAGATATAACAGAGCAAATACAAGCATAGCCATTGGGAAGGAAGGAATGGCATCTCAGACTCAGTTTACCCCTGGTCATTTCATACATCTGGAGTCTAAGCATCCCTATCCAGATATATTCCTTATATTCAAGATGCATGAAACAACCAGCCTCCAATGAAGTCTGACAGCCCGTTTACACCTGgtcattttatgcattttgaaTTTGGCTTGGATTCtgataataatattttctctaCATGCATTTACACTTGCATCTCTGCTCTGGCAGACTGAAATCTGCTGtattacacataaaaaaaaactgattacaTTCAAACATacatgctcctttttttttgttatttaagaaTAAGTGACAGTGATtgtcatgtcatttttaatctcAGTAACATTCTAACATACTCCAACTTGATGAAGCATGTGTGTGACTGTTAGGAGGAGTTTTGGTTGTCAAATGTGACTTGGAGAGATAGATACACTTACACTCATATAACATGGCTAAGATGCACCTCAGACCTCCTGAAGCGGTTGGAGTGATCAGAATGAAATCTGCTTCAAATGCATATTGGGTGCATTTACACTTTGTCTTTTACGTGGATAATCTTTCAAATATACTCCTGATACACATGACACATGAAACACACAAGTGTAAATGTGGCCTGAACACATTTTAGCCAGATGTAATAGACATGTATATGTACCCTTTTTTGGATAATACACTGTAGGTAGTATGACTATCCAAGGGGAAAATAAAGGTAGCAGATCAGAAGTCAGCCACCTAGAACAGCCTCTTATTCCTGCTTTACTTGGTAAGCAGTTGGAGGATGGGTGGAAGAGTAAAGGCACTGGTTTCGATGAGCATGATAACAAAACTGATCCTAGAATGCAGAATACACCAGACAGAATATTACTCtaataaaactaaaagagaggagaaagatGAGGTCTGAAGTGTTGGACTGTAGAAAGTAAATATATCAAGGTAGACTGTGTTTTATAGACATGGtagtgtttgtatgtgtgtgggcatgtttttatatgttaGTGCAGACCAAATATCTGCATATTAGATATTTGACATTTAGGGTAAGTAAGGGGGCATTTGGCTAGTCCCCACAAGGAAAGGTTCTCACAGGGAAAGGAActcaaaagtgtgtgtgtgtgtgtgtgtcagagagagaaagagacagagtttgtgatttctttgtgtgtgtgtgtgtttgcgtctctctatgtgtgtgtcagagagagagagagggagagagagagtttgtgatttctttatatatgtgtgtgtgtctgaacacAGGCAGTGGTGGTATGGCTAATGAGGTCTGGAatggtgagtgtgagtgtgtgggttgccagtgtgtgtgactgaggtCCATTATCCAGAGTGCAGTCTACCCTGACCCTCAGCAAGCCTGTCACTTGGAACCAATGGCCCTTTACACATACAGAGAAGGGAGTGTATTCCCTCTCATTCACCCCTGCAACTTCACCAGCAACTCACACTGTTtgctaacaatctctctctctctctctctctctctctctgtctctctctctctctcgctgctCTGCTCTCTCCCTGATCTGTCTTTTTCTTCAGACTAGCATGTTAATCATTTCacagtacatacacactcagAGAAGCAGATGAGTGCTGAAGAAACCTCAGAAGACGGTGGCTGATTAAAAGAACGAGTGATCCAGTGGAGCCTGCAAAACTATAACATGGCTTAGATTAACACCAGGCTTGTCTTACAGTCTATGCATCAATTTCTGATTTCTGTTGCTATTTACCTAAGCCATAGCTTAATTCCTACACAGATAGAGGAGATGTAAGCAAAGTATGATTCTGAAGATCTCTGAAAGAAGGAAAGCACAGACATGATTTTTAGCtatgtcagtggttttaaaatGTCCTGTTGGGTATTCAACCTGACTGCAGGGATggagggaaagggagagagagagagagagagagagagagaaagagagagagtgagagaagcgAGTTGGGATGAGATATGAGATGAGATCTTGTGTCTTTGGGGAGGGTACTGGCAATTCAtcataactgtgtgtgtgcttaaatGCTGgattcacacactttcacacattcCTCCAACAAGGGTACCTACATACGTGTATTCTTGCTGAACATCTATCACATGCATACATAGGTACATGGCCTAGCTTGCTGTGCTTCAGCTGGTACTCTTTGTAATTCTCAAAGCACTACTGCACTCCTCTGCTGCGACTGGCAGGGGCCGAGAGAGTCAGTCTAGACTCAGGTGATAGACATCTCATTAGGCTTTCACACAACACCACTGCCAAGCAGGCAGGTAatagaagaaagagagagacagagagaaagagagagagagaaagaaggacagGAGGGAGGGAAGCTACTCTGACTCAAGGATGGAGAGAATGAGATGATGATAATGGCATTAATAGTGTTGAAAGAGGGGGGCTTTCCCAGAGGCAGGCTCCATTTCTCCACTACTGCCACCATTTCCAGTCTTAATTAATTTCTCACTCATCGCTGGAGGCATCAGTGCTTCTGCCACTCCTGGCCCCTTCTCCAAGACTCTTACTTCCCTTCCTGCCTATAAAGAACTAATTCTTCACTAAGAACTGTTCTCTGTCATTCACAGGCTCAATTTAGCCACCTCACTGACCTGTGCTCAGTCCCTCAGTGATGATAGGAGGGAGGGCTGTACAGTAAAAGATggaccattacacacacacacacacactc contains:
- the foxo6a gene encoding forkhead box protein O6 codes for the protein MMVEDEELDARALDLDADLEPRSRPRSCTWPPPCPEDFPAAAELSAAPCPLLKTEAEIGPPCRSGRKSGNPAEVKREAGVAPLPCLSGAALDVAGQLRKAKSSRRNAWGNLSYADLITRAIESTPEKRLTLSQIYDWMVRYVPYFKDKGDSNSSAGWKNSIRHNLSLHTRFIRVQNEGTGKSSWWMLNPEGSKAGKAPRRRAVSMDNGTKYLKCKGRVNRKKVLGRAVVGTVGQGFHGSPEQTSPTGKPVTGATGVGEEFEAWTELHSRTSSAASTLSLSPIMAEEELENPEEGRLSCSTSPHIYPSPSSTRSPVAHCPPVELPQLADLTGAISLEEGYHHQQPPCHKRPPYHYSSGSKVQGSYNSPAYGQAGMGMLCHQTPLQTIQENKASSFSGNIQTYSGTNTLSLLSGGSQYCAKDMILGQEHEPMMVPSSSRVGNCHSHNSGHTHNSAHDHNPAHSHNSTHSLNQSHSHSSGSSIANNPTHSHSMNHSMSHSLGQNHQPQSHAVHAHTISGHMQSYSHKAPYLYSPPAHAHLPASTTLPPNPAGMQGISQDSCHLATAPHPHPRYSATYPGPHQQAMADGPYHQAQGMGGGGSGYQGYHHPHHGYPHERLPADLDLDIFHGSLDCDVESVLLHDMMDSTEEMDFNFDCSLAQGMGVGIGMGMSMGLTGPQQSHSNQSWVPG